The Aeromicrobium yanjiei DNA segment ATTGGCCCACTCCTCGTCCGAGCCGATGAACTTGTCGGGCTTGGAGTCGTCGCGGGTGGACAGCTCGAGGTAGAAGTCGTCGAGACCGAAGTCGCGCAGCAGGCTGAGCACGAAGTTCAGCAGGTGACGGATCTCCCCGGGCGCCTGCTCGGGGGTCACGTACGAGTGCGAGTCGTCCTGGGCGAAGCCGCGCACACGGGTCAGGCCGTGGATGACACCGGACTTCTCGTTGCGGTAGACGTGCCCGAACTCGAACAGGCGCAGCGGCAGCTCACGGTACGAGCGCTGGCGCGAGCGGAAGATCAGGTTGTGCATGGGGCAGTTCATCGCCTTGAGGCGGTAGTCCTGACCGTCCACGTCCAGCGCCGGGAACATGCCCTCGCCGTAGTACGGCAGGTGCCCCGAGGTGTAGAACAGCCCCTCCTTGGCGATGTGCGGGGTGCCGACGTACTCGAAGCCCTCCTCGATGTGCCGGCGGCGGACGTAGTCCTCCATCTCGCGCTTGATCACACCACCCTTGGGGTGGAACACCGGCAGTCCCGAGCCGATCTCGTCGGGGAAGCTGTAGAGGTCGAGCTCGGTGCCGAGGCGACGGTGGTCGCGGCGCTGGGCCTCCTCGATGCGGTGCAGATGGGCGTCCAAGGCGTCCTTGGACTCCCAGGCCGTCCCGTAGATGCGCTGCAGCTGCTTGTTCTTCTCGTCACCGCGCCAGTACGCCGCGGCGCTGCGCATGAGCGTGAAGGCCGGGATGCGCTTGGTGGTCGGCAGGTGCGGGCCGCGGCACAGGTCGCTCCACGCGACCGATCCGTCGCGCTTGAGGTTGTCGTAGATCGTCAGGCCGCCCTCACCGACCTCGACACTGGCACCCTCGGCCGCGTCGCCCGCGGTGGACTTCAGGCCGATCAGCTCGAGCTTGTAGGGCTCGTCGGCCAGCTCGGCGCGCGCGTCGTCGTCGCTGATCTCCCGGCGGTCGAACTTCTGACCCTCCTTGATGATCTTCTTCATCCGCGACTCGATCTTGGCGAGGTCCTCGGGGACGAAGGGCTCCGCGACGTCGAAGTCGTAGTAGAAGCCGTCGGTGATCGGGGGGCCGATGCCGAGCTTCGCCTCGGGGAAGAGGTCCTGCACGGCCTGCGCCATGACGTGCGCGGTCGAGTGGCGCAGGATGTCGCGGCCGTCCGCGGAGTCGATCGCGACGCCCTCGACGGAGTCCCCGTCGGCCAGCTCGTACGCGAGATCCTTCAACGTGCCGCTCACCCGGGCCGCGATGATCTCGGGGGTGTCGGCGAAGAGCTGCCACGCCTTCGTGCCCTGCTCGACGGATCGGGACTCGTGGTCGACGACGATCTGGATGTCCGGCACGGTGCTACCTCTGTTCGGGTCGACGCGCCCTACGGATGGCGCGTGCTGGTTCGGACCACCGTATCGCGGGGGTCCGGGCGCGAGATTTCGGCCTCGCAGTGCAGCACGGGACCACTCAGCCCTTTAATCTCGTACATATGGACAACCGCTTGCCGACCGTCGTGGTCGTCGACGACGCACCCGAGGTTCGAGCACTGGTCCGTACGCACCTCAGGCTCTCGGGCGCCTTCGAGGTGGTCGGCGAGGGCGCGGACGGAGCCGACGCGATCGAGCTCGTCCACCAGTTCCGCCCCGATCTGCTGGTCATGGACATGTCCATGCCCGACCTCGACGGCATCGACGCGCTGCCGGGGGTGCTCGCGGTCTCGCCCACCACCCGGGTCGTGGTCTTCACGGGCTTCGAGGGCGAGGGCCTGGCCGAGCTGGCCCGCTCGATGGGCGCCTCGGCGTTCCTGGAGAAGTCCGTCTCCCTCGACGTGTTGGTCGATCGGTTGCGCGACGTGCACGAGGGCCGGGCCCCTGCGGCGCCACCAGCGCCCGCATCGTCCCTTGCGGCTGTCGGCGAGCAGGTGACCGAGACCGACCGCGAGGTGCTGGACGAGCACCTCGAGCGCTTCCGGGAGGTCTTCGACGAGGCGGCCATCGGCATGGCGACGCTCACGCTGTCCGGCGGCATCGTCCGCGCCAACCGCGCCCTGGGCAAGCTCATCGAGCATCCTCACGAGGACCTGGTCGGTGTCGACTACGCCGCGTTGATGGCCGGACACGGGGAGCTGCTCGACGAGGCGCTCGCCGAGATCCAGCACAAGCAGGTCGACGTGATCCGCGTCGAGCACGGCGTCTCGGGGCTCAGGGAGCGCAAGGTCATGTCGACGCTGGCGCCCGTGCGCGACCGCGCCGGTCTGCCGCTCTACGTCTTCCTGCAGGTGCAGGACATCACGGAGCAGCGCGCCGCAGAGGACGAGCTGCGCCGCAGCGAGGAGCGCTTCCGCCTGCTCGTGGAGACGGTGGAGGACTACGCGATCTTCATGCTGGACCCCCAGGGGCACGTCGTGAGCTGGAACGCCGGCGCCGAGCGCGCGAAGGGCTACCGCGCGGACGAGATCATCGGCCGGCACTTCCGCACCTTCTACAGTGCCGAGCTGCAGGAGTCCGGGCACCCCGAGCGCGAGCTCGAGGCCGCCCTCCGCGACGGCCGCTACGCGGAGGAGGGCTGGCGGGTCCGCAAGGACGGGTCCCGGTTCTGGGCCAATGTCCTCATCACGGCGGTGTTCGACGACGGCGGCAACCACGTGGGCTTCGCCAAGATCACCCGCGACGTGACGTCCCGGCTCGAGTCGGAGGAGTCGCTGCGCCAGAGCGAGGAGCGCTTCCGTCTGCTCGTCGACGCGGTGAGCGACTACGCGATCTTCATGCTCGATCCCGACGGTCACATCGTCAGCTGGAACGCCGGCGCCCAGCGCACCAAGGGCTACACCGCCGACGAGATCATCGGCCGGCACTTCCGGGTGTTCTATCCCCCGGAGCTGCAGGAGGCCCGTCATCCCGAGCACGAGCTCGAGATAGCGCTGCGCGAGGGTCGCTACGGCGAGGAGGGCTGGCGCGTCCGCAAGGACGGCTCGCGCTTCTGGGCCAATGTGCTCATCACGGCCGTCCACAACGACGTCGGCAAGCTCGTGGGCTTCTCCAAGGTCACCCGTGACACGACCACCCAGTACCTCGCGCAGCAGGAGCAGGAGCGCGCCGCCCAGTCCCTCGCGGAGGCCAACGAGGCCCTGCAGACCCTCAACATGCAGCTGCGGCACGCGGCGTCCGACCAGTCCCAGTTCCTCGCGGTGACCGCGCACGAGCTCCGGACGCCGGCCACCGTGCTGGGCGGCTCCGCCGACGTGCTGTCCAAGCACTGGGGTGCCCTGGGCGAGGACGAGCGTCTGACGCTCCTCGACGGCATGACCACCAGTGCTGAGCGCATGCGCCGGCTGCTGTCCGATCTGCTCACCGCCTCGCGGCTCGACGCCAACGCGCTGCGCCTGTCCCCCGAGCCGACGGCGCTGCAGCCGCTGCTCCAGGCCGCGGCAGCCACGGCGCTGCAAGCCGCGAGCAATCAGGTCGTCACGGTTCAGGCGCCCGACGACGTCACGGTCATGGCCGACGGTGCACGACTGGCCCAGGTCGTCGACAACCTCCTGGACAACGCCCTCAAGCACGGTCGGTCGCCCGTCCACGTGGACGTCACGGTGGCCGGGGACCAGGCCGAGATCCGCGTGGCCGACGCGGGGCCGGGCGTACGGCCCGACGTCCGCTCACGTCTCTTCGGCAGGTTCGCGACGGGCGACGAGCTCGGTGGCACGGGCCTCGGCCTGTTCATCGTTCGCGAGCTGGCCCGCGCCCAGGGCGGCGACGCGACGTACGAGGATCCGACGCCCGAGCGACCGGGCGGCGCGTTCCTGGTGACCGTCCCCCTGGCCTGAGCCGCGACGCGGCGGTTCCGCCCCACCTGGACGGCCTTCTGTGCCAGATTGTCTCCATGAAGAAGATCATCGGGGTGGTCGTCGGCACGATGCTCGCCGCCACGGGATGCACCAGCGCCGGCAGCGACGACGGGGAGGACAAGAAGGACGCGGCCGCCAAGGCCGCGGCGAAGCAGCTCACGCGGGACGCCACGACCGTGAAGCCTGCGTGGACGGTCAAGCAGAAGATGCTCGGCCAGCCCGAGGTCGTCGGCCGGACCGCCGTGGCGATCGTGAAGGCTCGCCAGAACGAGCTCGATCTCATCGGCGTGGACACCGCGACCGGGACCGTGACCTGGAAGCATCCGTACAGTCCCGGTGCTCAGGCTCCCGGCTATGCCTTGTCGCCGGTCATCTCCCAGGACAAGAACGGCACCGCGTCGGTTGTCCTGCTCGAGCCACCGCGCCCGCTCAGCCTGGACAATCCCGGCTACTGGCTCACGCCCATCGTGGCGCTCGACCCGGCCACCGGGAAGGAGCGGTTCCGCACCCGCAACGTGCTGGCGGCCGTCCCGCTTGAAGAGTGCGACGACGAGGTGGATGCCTGCCTGCGCGCCTCCTACGGTTCCGGCACCGACTACCAGAACCTGCGTCTGGACCTCGAGACCGGACGCCTCGCGGTCGACCGGGATGGCCTCGCGGCCAACCGCCGTTCGATTGCGGACGGAGGGCTGTTCTCGACCGACGACCGCCCCGGCGAGCTGATCGGCGTCGAGAGGGACGGCAAGACCCTGTGGACGACCCCGGTCGAGGAGCTGGCGGGAAAGCACCACACCTCCGACACGGGCTGGAGCGTCGACTGGGACGAGAAGACGGACCGTTACACCGGCTACATCGGCATCGGCATGCCGAAGACCGTGAAGGACCGCGCTGCGGCCGGCAAGTCCTATGACTTCGACCTGGCGTGGAGGACACAGATGTCATTCGACGGCAGGACAGGTGAGCTCATCTGGCGCAAGGACGGCGTCAGGAAGCCGTGCCTGGGCGAGGGCGACGACTCCGATGACTCCGACAACGCCACGCGCGATCCCGTCAGGTGCGCCGTCTCGGGCACGCTGCACTTCGTCAAGGGCAAGCTCCGCACGCCCTCCGGCACCTCCGTCACGGTCCAGGGCTACGACCCGGTGACCGGCAGGACCCGATGGTCTGCGCCCCTCGACCAGGACGCGGCCCACGCATTCCTCCAGGGCGACAACGCGGACCTGACCACGGCTCCCGGCACCCTCGTCGTGCCCACCGCCAAGGGGCCCCGTCTGTACGAGGCCAGGACGGGCACGTCGGTCGCCATGTCCACCGATGACCTGTTCGCCTGCGAGGGCAAGACGGCCACCATCAAGTACGTCATCCCCTTCGACGCCGGCGGGGAGAACGAGAACCGGGAACGCTACGGCGACCCGATGATCGAGCAGTGCAGCCCCGACGGCACGGTCGTCGACCGGCCGATGACCGTCGCGACCGTCAAGGACAGCGCCCAGAAGGTGGATTCCTCGACGTACGTCCTGTCCCGCTCGTCGGGGCTCGTCGGCTACACGCTGCCGAAGGGCTGAGCCCGGTCAGCGGGGCGGGACGACCGGGACGGGCAGCAGGAGGGCCGCCGGCGCCCCCTCGGGCACGGCGGGGCGGACCGGCGCCACCGGGGCCACCCGCTCGTACGGCTGCCCGAGCGGTGGCCGCGGGTCGGCCTCCCCCTTGTTGGGCCACAGGGACATCGCCCGCTCGGACTGCGCCGTGATCGTGAGCGAGGGGTTGACCCCCAGGTTGGCGGTGATCGCCGAGCCGTCGCTGATGTGCAGCCCCTCGTGCCCGAAGACGCGCTGGTAGGGGTCGACGACACCGGTCTCGCGACTCTCGCCGATGACGCAGCCACCGAGGAAGTGGGCCGTCAGGGGCACGCCCGCCAGCTCGCCGATCGAGCTGCCGG contains these protein-coding regions:
- a CDS encoding PQQ-binding-like beta-propeller repeat protein, which gives rise to MKKIIGVVVGTMLAATGCTSAGSDDGEDKKDAAAKAAAKQLTRDATTVKPAWTVKQKMLGQPEVVGRTAVAIVKARQNELDLIGVDTATGTVTWKHPYSPGAQAPGYALSPVISQDKNGTASVVLLEPPRPLSLDNPGYWLTPIVALDPATGKERFRTRNVLAAVPLEECDDEVDACLRASYGSGTDYQNLRLDLETGRLAVDRDGLAANRRSIADGGLFSTDDRPGELIGVERDGKTLWTTPVEELAGKHHTSDTGWSVDWDEKTDRYTGYIGIGMPKTVKDRAAAGKSYDFDLAWRTQMSFDGRTGELIWRKDGVRKPCLGEGDDSDDSDNATRDPVRCAVSGTLHFVKGKLRTPSGTSVTVQGYDPVTGRTRWSAPLDQDAAHAFLQGDNADLTTAPGTLVVPTAKGPRLYEARTGTSVAMSTDDLFACEGKTATIKYVIPFDAGGENENRERYGDPMIEQCSPDGTVVDRPMTVATVKDSAQKVDSSTYVLSRSSGLVGYTLPKG
- the thrS gene encoding threonine--tRNA ligase, encoding MPDIQIVVDHESRSVEQGTKAWQLFADTPEIIAARVSGTLKDLAYELADGDSVEGVAIDSADGRDILRHSTAHVMAQAVQDLFPEAKLGIGPPITDGFYYDFDVAEPFVPEDLAKIESRMKKIIKEGQKFDRREISDDDARAELADEPYKLELIGLKSTAGDAAEGASVEVGEGGLTIYDNLKRDGSVAWSDLCRGPHLPTTKRIPAFTLMRSAAAYWRGDEKNKQLQRIYGTAWESKDALDAHLHRIEEAQRRDHRRLGTELDLYSFPDEIGSGLPVFHPKGGVIKREMEDYVRRRHIEEGFEYVGTPHIAKEGLFYTSGHLPYYGEGMFPALDVDGQDYRLKAMNCPMHNLIFRSRQRSYRELPLRLFEFGHVYRNEKSGVIHGLTRVRGFAQDDSHSYVTPEQAPGEIRHLLNFVLSLLRDFGLDDFYLELSTRDDSKPDKFIGSDEEWANATKVLEDVCLETGLELVPDPGGAAYYGPKVSVQARDAIGRSWQMSTIQYDFNMPSPERFGLEYVAADGSRQQPVMIHSAKFGSIERFMGVLVEHYAGAFPPWLAPVQVVGIPVAERHADYLYELTKRLKALGIRVEVDDSDERMQKKIRNAQLQKVPFMLIAGDNDVEAGAVSFRYRSGEQENGVAVDDAIERIVEAIRTRAQV
- a CDS encoding PAS domain S-box protein produces the protein MDNRLPTVVVVDDAPEVRALVRTHLRLSGAFEVVGEGADGADAIELVHQFRPDLLVMDMSMPDLDGIDALPGVLAVSPTTRVVVFTGFEGEGLAELARSMGASAFLEKSVSLDVLVDRLRDVHEGRAPAAPPAPASSLAAVGEQVTETDREVLDEHLERFREVFDEAAIGMATLTLSGGIVRANRALGKLIEHPHEDLVGVDYAALMAGHGELLDEALAEIQHKQVDVIRVEHGVSGLRERKVMSTLAPVRDRAGLPLYVFLQVQDITEQRAAEDELRRSEERFRLLVETVEDYAIFMLDPQGHVVSWNAGAERAKGYRADEIIGRHFRTFYSAELQESGHPERELEAALRDGRYAEEGWRVRKDGSRFWANVLITAVFDDGGNHVGFAKITRDVTSRLESEESLRQSEERFRLLVDAVSDYAIFMLDPDGHIVSWNAGAQRTKGYTADEIIGRHFRVFYPPELQEARHPEHELEIALREGRYGEEGWRVRKDGSRFWANVLITAVHNDVGKLVGFSKVTRDTTTQYLAQQEQERAAQSLAEANEALQTLNMQLRHAASDQSQFLAVTAHELRTPATVLGGSADVLSKHWGALGEDERLTLLDGMTTSAERMRRLLSDLLTASRLDANALRLSPEPTALQPLLQAAAATALQAASNQVVTVQAPDDVTVMADGARLAQVVDNLLDNALKHGRSPVHVDVTVAGDQAEIRVADAGPGVRPDVRSRLFGRFATGDELGGTGLGLFIVRELARAQGGDATYEDPTPERPGGAFLVTVPLA